In a genomic window of Streptomyces katrae:
- a CDS encoding MFS transporter produces MSSTKQHPLHVIGLLPRRAQALLVANAVNSFGAGLVMPFLLVYFGDVRGLDIRTGPAAIAVTGLCSFCSGLVWGHLLDKFSYRLVMPVVMIIAGAGTSLYAVADRPWIALAVAALYGLGMGGVGTVTKTMFATVVPKEHRTLTFGLEFTLFNAFVGLGVLAGGLVAAGTLRSYQLLYVGDGLSFLITAVAFLVLLPKSAQPQSPQAKGDPDAPKPSYRTVLRTPALALALFGMLLCATVSLSQFQSALPGYVTVNDAVTPRGISVAFIANVVVIVLAQFLLMPRLTGVRRSALISASGVLSAASWVCVYFAGLTSGTAAVVTLIAGVAIFSVAEVIVIPVVAALINGLVTDEVRGRTNALFSFVISGGMILGPLLTTALLDVNDGKVLIVVLAAGSLLVPLAGLRLRRSLSDEHDLPEAQTPDKAEAAPQEEPAAATA; encoded by the coding sequence ATGTCCTCAACCAAGCAACATCCGCTCCACGTGATCGGCCTGCTGCCACGCCGCGCCCAGGCGCTGCTGGTCGCCAACGCGGTGAACTCCTTCGGCGCGGGCCTGGTCATGCCCTTCCTGCTGGTGTACTTCGGAGACGTCCGCGGCCTCGACATCCGGACCGGCCCCGCGGCCATCGCCGTCACCGGCCTGTGCTCGTTCTGCTCGGGGCTCGTCTGGGGCCACCTCCTGGACAAGTTCAGCTACCGGCTCGTGATGCCGGTCGTCATGATCATCGCCGGTGCCGGCACCAGCCTCTACGCCGTCGCCGACCGGCCGTGGATCGCGCTGGCGGTCGCGGCCCTGTACGGCCTGGGCATGGGCGGCGTGGGCACGGTCACCAAGACGATGTTCGCCACGGTGGTCCCCAAGGAGCACCGCACCCTGACCTTCGGTCTCGAGTTCACCCTCTTCAACGCCTTCGTCGGCCTCGGCGTCCTGGCCGGCGGCCTGGTCGCCGCCGGCACCCTGCGCAGCTACCAGCTGCTCTACGTGGGTGACGGGCTCTCCTTCCTCATCACCGCGGTGGCCTTCCTGGTGCTCCTGCCGAAGTCCGCGCAGCCGCAGAGCCCCCAGGCCAAGGGCGACCCCGACGCGCCCAAGCCCTCCTACCGCACCGTCCTGCGCACCCCGGCGCTCGCGCTGGCCCTGTTCGGCATGCTGCTGTGCGCGACCGTCTCCCTCAGCCAGTTCCAGTCCGCGCTGCCGGGCTACGTCACCGTCAACGACGCGGTCACCCCGCGCGGGATCTCGGTGGCCTTCATCGCGAACGTCGTGGTGATCGTCCTCGCCCAGTTCCTGCTCATGCCGCGGCTCACCGGGGTGCGCAGGAGCGCCCTGATCTCGGCGTCGGGCGTGCTCTCGGCGGCCAGCTGGGTGTGCGTCTACTTCGCCGGCCTGACCTCCGGGACCGCCGCCGTGGTCACGCTCATCGCGGGTGTCGCGATCTTCTCGGTCGCCGAGGTCATCGTGATCCCCGTCGTCGCCGCGCTGATCAACGGACTGGTCACCGACGAGGTCCGCGGACGCACCAACGCCCTCTTCTCCTTCGTCATCTCCGGCGGGATGATCCTCGGCCCGCTGCTCACGACCGCCCTCCTCGACGTCAACGACGGCAAGGTGCTGATCGTGGTCCTGGCGGCCGGCAGCCTGCTCGTCCCGCTGGCCGGGCTCAGGCTCCGCCGGAGCCTGTCGGACGAGCACGACCTCCCCGAGGCGCAGACCCCGGACAAGGCCGAGGCCGCCCCTCAGGAAGAACCGGCCGCGGCCACGGCCTGA
- a CDS encoding GNAT family N-acetyltransferase, with protein sequence MIYDVVTNDEGQYSTWPAERDLPEGWKQTGFRGGKEECLGHIEAEWTDLTPVSVRELLEPQTNTLGTERLVLRELTPAQVAGLLDENATSEDWIEGYPLPGSKNAATGFGRRTADQMRFGFGMYHLVRASDGLVIGEMGFHQPPNGGAVEVGFGLAESCRGAGYATEALTGLARWAFTQPGVDQVVGRTLTANTPSQGVLTRTGFRHESRDGDIERFVLRAADLAPVSEPLGLDDEGAAVIADVIDARLPGGRRHELVFAPGTDPLVRAVREDGSTLAFVQCGALKGVDDKDNHFLDIVVRPEAARRGLGSRLLAEARVFAREEGKSGLIAATADEDAISGSWVRKHGFEVIGLHGVSKRAPGAPAAEAPDHLAVQEVDRADAEAVEELVALAVATCSEVVLPGGVKLKLEPETVRHIVLGKGEGDGLLFICRQDGRPVGWLASDSVREGGVRLVDAQVLAECAGTGVLQALLAAAAGRADREGITVTSVVEEKGQPELAEALVRAGFVRESGRTIWRLTLDTAAPQA encoded by the coding sequence GTGATCTACGACGTCGTCACCAACGACGAGGGCCAGTACTCCACCTGGCCGGCCGAGCGGGACCTGCCCGAGGGCTGGAAGCAGACCGGATTCCGGGGCGGCAAGGAGGAATGCCTCGGCCACATCGAGGCGGAGTGGACGGACCTCACGCCGGTGTCGGTGCGCGAGCTCCTGGAACCGCAGACCAACACCCTCGGCACGGAGCGCCTGGTCCTGCGGGAGCTGACGCCCGCCCAGGTGGCCGGGCTGCTCGACGAGAACGCCACGTCCGAGGACTGGATCGAGGGCTACCCGCTGCCCGGCAGCAAGAACGCCGCCACGGGGTTCGGGCGCCGCACCGCCGACCAGATGCGGTTCGGGTTCGGCATGTACCACCTGGTCCGCGCCTCGGACGGCCTGGTGATCGGCGAGATGGGCTTCCACCAGCCGCCGAACGGCGGTGCCGTCGAAGTCGGATTCGGCCTCGCCGAGTCCTGCCGGGGCGCGGGTTACGCCACCGAGGCCCTGACCGGGCTCGCCCGCTGGGCCTTCACCCAGCCGGGGGTCGACCAGGTCGTGGGCCGCACGCTGACCGCCAACACCCCCTCCCAGGGCGTGCTGACGCGGACGGGCTTCCGGCACGAGTCCCGCGACGGGGACATCGAGCGCTTCGTCCTCCGGGCGGCGGACCTCGCGCCGGTCTCCGAGCCCCTGGGCCTCGACGACGAGGGCGCTGCCGTGATCGCCGACGTGATCGACGCGCGCCTGCCGGGCGGGCGCCGCCACGAGCTGGTCTTCGCGCCCGGCACCGACCCGCTGGTCCGGGCGGTCCGGGAGGACGGCAGCACGCTGGCCTTCGTCCAGTGCGGTGCCCTCAAGGGCGTCGACGACAAGGACAACCACTTCCTGGACATCGTGGTACGCCCCGAAGCCGCGCGCCGCGGCCTCGGCTCGCGCCTGCTCGCCGAGGCCCGCGTCTTCGCCCGGGAGGAGGGCAAGAGCGGCCTGATCGCCGCCACCGCCGACGAGGACGCGATATCCGGCTCCTGGGTCCGCAAGCACGGCTTCGAGGTGATCGGCCTGCACGGCGTGAGCAAGCGCGCCCCCGGTGCGCCGGCCGCCGAAGCCCCCGACCACCTGGCCGTCCAGGAGGTGGACAGGGCCGACGCCGAGGCCGTGGAGGAGCTCGTCGCCCTCGCGGTGGCGACCTGCTCCGAAGTGGTGCTGCCCGGCGGCGTGAAGCTCAAGCTGGAGCCGGAGACGGTCCGGCACATCGTCCTCGGCAAGGGCGAGGGGGACGGCCTGCTGTTCATCTGCCGCCAGGACGGCCGGCCCGTCGGCTGGCTCGCGTCGGACTCGGTCCGGGAGGGCGGCGTGCGCCTGGTGGACGCGCAGGTGCTCGCCGAGTGCGCCGGTACCGGTGTGCTCCAGGCGCTGCTGGCCGCGGCGGCCGGACGGGCGGACCGGGAGGGGATCACGGTGACCTCGGTCGTCGAGGAGAAGGGCCAGCCCGAACTCGCCGAAGCCCTCGTCCGGGCCGGCTTCGTACGCGAGAGCGGCCGGACGATCTGGCGGCTCACCCTCGACACCGCCGCTCCCCAGGCCTGA
- a CDS encoding SDR family NAD(P)-dependent oxidoreductase translates to MTENTDTGSTIVEKDADEGRVAVVSGGSRGLGRVLVERLLADGWRVATFSRSASDFIAEASAAHPESFYWEAVDLGEPETARGFVRNVHRVFGRLDLLVNNAGIVREELLFTMPPKAIEAQITANLVAPIMLTQACARVMTRQGGGAIVNISSINAIRGYRGVSVYAAAKAGLDGFTRSLARELGGNGIRVNSVVPGYFDSAMTAEMPAAHRGRIERRTPLGRLAAADDVADAVLYLSSPRAQFVTGQSMVIDGGLTC, encoded by the coding sequence ATGACAGAGAACACCGATACCGGCAGCACGATCGTGGAGAAGGACGCCGACGAGGGCCGGGTGGCCGTCGTCAGCGGGGGCAGCCGGGGGCTGGGACGCGTCCTGGTCGAACGCCTGCTCGCCGACGGCTGGCGTGTCGCCACCTTCAGCCGCTCCGCCTCCGACTTCATCGCCGAAGCCAGCGCCGCCCACCCCGAGTCCTTCTACTGGGAGGCCGTCGACCTGGGCGAGCCGGAGACGGCCCGCGGCTTCGTCCGCAACGTCCACCGCGTGTTCGGCAGACTGGACCTGCTCGTCAACAACGCCGGCATCGTGCGTGAGGAACTGCTCTTCACCATGCCGCCGAAGGCGATCGAGGCGCAGATCACCGCCAACCTGGTGGCCCCCATCATGCTCACCCAGGCCTGCGCCCGGGTGATGACCCGCCAGGGCGGCGGGGCCATCGTCAACATCTCGTCCATCAACGCCATCCGCGGCTACCGGGGCGTCTCGGTTTACGCGGCGGCCAAGGCGGGCCTCGACGGCTTCACCCGCAGCCTGGCCCGTGAACTCGGCGGCAACGGCATCCGCGTCAACTCCGTGGTGCCCGGCTACTTCGACAGCGCGATGACCGCGGAGATGCCCGCCGCCCACCGCGGACGCATCGAACGCCGGACCCCCCTCGGCAGGCTCGCCGCGGCGGACGACGTGGCCGACGCCGTTCTCTACCTCAGCTCCCCCCGGGCGCAGTTCGTCACCGGGCAATCCATGGTCATCGACGGAGGTCTTACATGCTGA
- a CDS encoding class I adenylate-forming enzyme family protein — protein MTSSLIDRFRDFGDTDALVVDGVRYTYANLAERVRDWRTYLDEHGVGAGQVVALEGACDADVCAAFVALADRGGITVPLPRSSGAKRAEYHETAEVEVAVVVDGKGGRVLERTGRTATHALHGRLRDAGTPGLVLFSSGTTGRSKAIVLDLGKMLAQYGEPSRARRTLGFLSIDHIGGINTLLHTLNHGGTLVTVSDRRPDTVCAAIASFGVEVLPTTPTFLNMLLISHAHEQHDLSSLRLVTYGTEPMPQRTLELLHQALPSVRLKQTYGLSELGIMSTKSKGDGSLWVKLGGAGFAYRIVEGILWVRSDTAMLGYLNASAPFDADGFFNTQDAVETDGDYVRILGRVTELINVAGEKVYPSEVESVLLEMPNVAEATVSGRPSHVTGMVVKATVKLVSPADPREVTRQVREYCGRRLEAYKVPLVVEVSDADQHSDRFKKVRTPA, from the coding sequence GTGACGAGTTCACTGATCGACCGGTTCCGTGACTTCGGGGACACGGACGCCCTCGTCGTCGACGGAGTCCGGTACACGTACGCGAACCTGGCGGAACGCGTCCGCGACTGGCGCACCTACCTCGACGAACACGGGGTCGGCGCCGGCCAGGTGGTGGCCCTGGAGGGCGCCTGCGACGCCGACGTGTGCGCCGCGTTCGTCGCACTGGCAGACCGGGGCGGCATCACCGTGCCGCTGCCGCGTTCCTCGGGTGCCAAGCGCGCGGAGTACCACGAGACCGCCGAGGTGGAAGTCGCCGTCGTCGTGGACGGCAAGGGGGGACGCGTCCTCGAGCGGACCGGCCGGACGGCAACGCACGCCCTCCACGGACGTCTGCGGGACGCCGGGACACCCGGCCTGGTGCTGTTCAGCTCGGGAACCACGGGGCGCAGCAAGGCGATCGTGCTCGACCTCGGCAAGATGCTCGCGCAGTACGGCGAACCGTCCCGGGCGCGACGCACCCTGGGCTTCCTCAGCATCGACCACATCGGCGGCATCAACACCCTGCTGCACACCCTGAACCACGGCGGCACCCTGGTCACGGTCTCCGACCGCAGGCCCGACACGGTGTGCGCGGCGATCGCCTCGTTCGGCGTCGAAGTCCTGCCCACGACGCCGACGTTCCTCAACATGCTGCTCATCTCGCACGCTCACGAACAGCACGACCTGAGCTCGCTGCGCCTGGTCACCTACGGCACCGAGCCCATGCCCCAGCGCACGCTCGAACTGCTCCACCAGGCCCTTCCGTCGGTGCGGCTCAAGCAGACCTACGGTCTCTCGGAGCTCGGCATCATGTCGACCAAGTCGAAGGGCGACGGCAGCCTGTGGGTCAAGCTTGGCGGCGCGGGGTTCGCGTACCGGATCGTCGAGGGAATCCTCTGGGTCCGCTCCGACACGGCCATGCTCGGCTACCTCAACGCGTCCGCCCCCTTCGACGCCGACGGGTTCTTCAACACCCAGGACGCCGTGGAGACCGACGGCGACTACGTACGGATCCTCGGCCGCGTCACCGAACTGATCAACGTGGCCGGGGAGAAGGTCTACCCCAGCGAGGTCGAGAGCGTGCTGCTCGAAATGCCGAACGTCGCCGAAGCCACGGTCTCCGGAAGGCCCAGCCACGTCACGGGAATGGTGGTGAAGGCCACCGTGAAACTCGTCAGCCCCGCGGACCCCCGTGAGGTCACCCGCCAGGTCCGCGAGTACTGCGGACGAAGGCTCGAAGCGTACAAGGTGCCGCTCGTCGTGGAGGTCTCCGACGCCGACCAGCACTCCGACCGGTTCAAGAAGGTGCGTACCCCCGCATGA
- a CDS encoding condensation domain-containing protein — MTVQNRVEPPFILPVSARGAAALAHTSTGLAAFLEDRWGTALGDAAHTLVHGREGFEHRLAVLAGDTETAAALLRNPKDPSAGVRTGVAAAGECRTVFAFTGQGGQYTGMAAGAYAAYPEFREWLDRAHALLDGVLPYPLLDCLFDPDGAERLARTDIAAPALLAVQFGLVRVLARYGIRPDAVLGHSVGEFAAAAVAGAVSEEDALLLVAERGRLMVEKTEPGTMLSVRCRPGSAWDTARVARLVADEPLAAVAAVNSPRDLVLSGERRVLERIEELLGGEGVRTRRLSVSHAFHSPLLRPMADEFHRAAEAVAWSAPASAAWFSCAAGPMATAPDAAYWREHLLQPVEFWDALSQVCAGGTPTVLVEVGPHPTLLQLAGQLADPPGLVQTLDRERDAAAGLAGAAAQAWCLGVPADLTGGVPGRRIHLPGYGFDRRVHSERPESKPSPSPSAGTTAGTAAAVAPEAGRPSARDVLEGIWTDLLSVTPEDCASFVEAGGDSLALLRLRQRLEAELGSAPGLAELLDAGTFAAMLALLPEPAGEPSAAAPAPAAAEAPAGSPRTVAYRPSLAQQRMLFVDLMQDDSNQHNVTLAVDIAGRVDPAAMREAFTDAQRRHSGLRTVFHQRGGQFETEILAEPGVELSVLDTAHAQPGPLRPLTGDEDVREWVRDLGEPPLRCFAQPPVRATLVLGPERSLLVITVHHAVTDATSMGVMVEDLAQDYHRRRAGDDTPARANRHQFHDVLAELERAERNDTTGSSAYWRSQLDGAPDLVPLPTDRPRPEVRAGAGAMWGCDLDPALASRIRALSAELNTTPFSTMLTAYAVLLRHHSGADDMAIATPVTSRSTEAAQRVFGLMLNTLVLRVKPGHDESFTSLARSVSAVVLEGIQHSAFPFDRLVAELNPKRHPGRTPLFSVMFAMPVDFPLPAFDGLPSRPVELPGIGAKFDLTLYVTPAADGGLHLDLEYDPALFDEATVRQWGADYTRLLEAVVADPGSRPSLPAPEASTANTGPKEGTNMTEDGDRPFSDLERYVADLWSQTLKTEVGRPDDDFFAIGGHSLQVLTCLVEIQERYPDTTIQDFFAYPTVEQFAARLAELGAEAPAAPVPETAGRAEAVPEARPARSTGPAGADGGEVLLTGATGFLGAHVLAALLREPGRRVTCVVRGSGEVPAGDRLARVVEYYVPDVLSELPDRVRIIEGDLSTIGPDELAASTEGVRELIHAAAEVRHYGPDDRYAANNIAPTALLARLALDRGWRMAHMSTLSAVGPAPGDGPLVTLREDDFDRGENFDSPYARSKYEAELAVRKAIADGLDATVHRVGTLVGNTRTGTFLPDPSVNMMYQILRVILTCGLVPSAPGWGMDLTPVDFAADAILRLSRDPAHSGRTFHVSNPVSLPSTDLAVILRDLGYAVIPAAPQAVGDWLGRPGADAADANAHAFLAQFVKPVQTLVEYDAQATAEALGDLRCPRPDAALLRTLIGHGIETGFFPKSRLWDFATLLDNTNAFGAAQ, encoded by the coding sequence GTGACTGTACAGAACAGGGTTGAACCACCCTTCATCCTTCCCGTCTCCGCGCGGGGCGCGGCCGCCCTGGCGCACACCTCGACCGGTCTCGCGGCCTTCCTCGAAGACCGCTGGGGCACCGCCCTGGGGGATGCGGCGCACACGCTGGTACACGGCCGGGAGGGGTTCGAGCACCGCCTCGCCGTACTCGCCGGCGACACGGAGACCGCGGCGGCCCTGCTCCGGAACCCGAAGGACCCCTCCGCCGGCGTCCGCACGGGCGTGGCCGCCGCGGGCGAGTGCCGTACGGTCTTCGCCTTCACCGGCCAGGGCGGCCAGTACACCGGCATGGCGGCGGGCGCGTACGCCGCGTACCCCGAGTTCCGGGAGTGGCTCGACCGGGCCCACGCGCTGCTGGACGGCGTGCTGCCGTACCCGCTCCTGGACTGCCTGTTCGACCCGGACGGGGCGGAGCGGCTGGCCCGGACGGACATCGCGGCACCCGCGCTGCTCGCCGTCCAGTTCGGCCTGGTGCGCGTGCTCGCCAGGTACGGGATCCGTCCCGACGCGGTGCTGGGGCACAGCGTGGGCGAGTTCGCCGCCGCGGCCGTCGCGGGTGCGGTGTCCGAGGAGGACGCGCTCCTGCTGGTGGCCGAGCGCGGCAGGCTGATGGTCGAGAAGACGGAGCCCGGCACCATGCTGTCGGTCCGGTGCCGCCCGGGCTCCGCCTGGGACACCGCCAGGGTGGCCCGGCTGGTCGCCGACGAGCCCCTGGCGGCGGTCGCCGCCGTCAACAGCCCCCGGGACCTGGTGCTGAGCGGGGAGCGCCGGGTCCTGGAGAGGATCGAGGAGCTGCTGGGCGGCGAGGGCGTGCGCACGCGACGGCTGTCGGTCTCGCACGCGTTCCACTCCCCGCTCCTGCGCCCGATGGCGGACGAGTTCCACCGGGCCGCCGAAGCGGTCGCCTGGTCGGCCCCCGCCTCCGCCGCGTGGTTCAGCTGCGCCGCCGGCCCGATGGCCACGGCACCCGACGCTGCGTACTGGCGGGAGCACCTGCTCCAGCCGGTGGAGTTCTGGGACGCGCTGTCCCAGGTGTGCGCCGGAGGAACCCCGACCGTCCTGGTCGAGGTCGGCCCGCACCCCACGCTCCTCCAGCTCGCCGGGCAGCTGGCCGACCCGCCGGGCCTGGTGCAGACGCTCGACCGTGAGCGCGACGCGGCCGCAGGCCTGGCGGGAGCGGCGGCGCAGGCGTGGTGCCTGGGCGTGCCCGCGGACCTCACCGGCGGCGTGCCCGGCCGCCGGATCCACCTGCCGGGTTACGGATTCGACCGGCGGGTCCACTCGGAGCGACCGGAAAGCAAGCCGAGCCCGAGCCCGAGCGCGGGTACGACCGCGGGCACGGCCGCCGCCGTGGCGCCGGAAGCCGGCCGGCCGTCGGCACGTGACGTGCTCGAAGGCATCTGGACGGACCTGCTGTCCGTCACCCCCGAGGACTGCGCCTCGTTCGTCGAGGCCGGCGGCGACTCGCTGGCCCTGCTGCGGCTGCGCCAGCGCCTCGAGGCCGAGCTGGGCAGCGCGCCCGGCCTGGCCGAACTGCTGGACGCCGGCACCTTCGCGGCGATGCTCGCCCTGCTGCCCGAGCCGGCGGGGGAGCCCTCCGCCGCGGCCCCGGCCCCGGCCGCAGCCGAGGCTCCGGCCGGATCCCCGCGGACGGTGGCCTACCGGCCGTCCCTGGCCCAGCAGCGGATGCTGTTCGTGGACCTGATGCAGGACGACTCCAACCAGCACAACGTCACGCTCGCGGTGGACATCGCCGGCCGGGTGGACCCGGCCGCGATGCGGGAGGCCTTCACCGACGCACAGCGCCGCCACAGCGGTCTGCGCACCGTGTTCCACCAGCGGGGCGGGCAGTTCGAGACGGAGATCCTCGCCGAGCCGGGCGTGGAGCTCTCCGTCCTCGACACGGCACACGCACAGCCCGGCCCGCTCCGGCCGCTCACCGGGGACGAGGACGTCCGGGAATGGGTGCGCGACCTGGGCGAGCCTCCCCTGCGCTGCTTCGCGCAGCCGCCCGTGCGCGCGACGCTGGTCCTCGGACCGGAGCGCAGCCTGCTGGTGATCACCGTGCACCACGCGGTGACCGACGCGACGTCCATGGGCGTCATGGTCGAGGACCTGGCGCAGGACTACCACCGCCGCCGGGCGGGCGACGACACCCCGGCCCGGGCCAACCGCCACCAGTTCCACGACGTCCTCGCCGAACTGGAGCGGGCCGAGCGCAACGACACCACCGGGAGCAGCGCCTACTGGCGGTCACAGCTCGACGGCGCGCCGGACCTGGTGCCCCTTCCCACCGACCGTCCCCGGCCCGAGGTGCGGGCGGGTGCCGGCGCGATGTGGGGCTGCGACCTGGACCCCGCTCTGGCGTCACGGATCCGCGCCTTGTCCGCGGAGCTGAACACCACACCGTTCAGCACCATGCTGACCGCCTACGCGGTCCTGCTGCGCCACCACAGCGGCGCCGACGACATGGCGATCGCGACGCCGGTCACCAGCCGGTCCACCGAGGCGGCGCAGCGGGTCTTCGGACTGATGCTGAACACCCTGGTGCTCAGGGTGAAGCCCGGCCACGACGAGTCGTTCACCTCCTTGGCGAGGTCCGTGAGCGCGGTGGTGCTCGAAGGGATCCAGCACTCGGCGTTCCCGTTCGACAGGCTGGTCGCCGAGCTGAACCCCAAGCGGCACCCGGGCCGCACCCCGCTGTTCTCCGTGATGTTCGCGATGCCGGTGGACTTCCCGCTGCCGGCCTTCGACGGCCTGCCCAGCCGCCCGGTGGAACTGCCCGGCATCGGCGCGAAGTTCGACCTGACCTTGTACGTCACTCCGGCCGCGGACGGCGGTCTGCACCTGGACCTGGAGTACGACCCGGCGCTCTTCGACGAGGCGACGGTCCGGCAGTGGGGCGCCGACTACACGCGGCTGCTGGAAGCGGTGGTGGCCGATCCCGGCAGCCGGCCGTCCCTGCCCGCGCCCGAGGCGTCCACGGCGAACACCGGACCGAAGGAAGGCACGAACATGACGGAAGACGGCGACCGGCCGTTCAGCGATCTCGAACGCTATGTCGCGGATCTCTGGTCCCAGACCCTGAAGACCGAAGTCGGCCGCCCCGATGACGACTTCTTCGCCATCGGCGGCCACTCCCTGCAGGTGCTGACCTGTCTGGTCGAGATCCAGGAACGCTACCCCGACACCACCATCCAGGACTTCTTCGCCTACCCGACCGTGGAGCAGTTCGCCGCCCGGCTCGCGGAACTGGGCGCGGAGGCGCCCGCGGCCCCCGTCCCGGAGACGGCTGGGCGCGCCGAAGCGGTCCCCGAGGCCCGTCCGGCCCGCTCCACCGGGCCGGCGGGGGCCGACGGCGGAGAGGTCCTGCTCACCGGCGCGACCGGGTTCCTGGGCGCGCACGTGCTGGCCGCGCTGCTGCGCGAGCCCGGCCGCCGGGTGACGTGCGTGGTGCGGGGCAGCGGGGAGGTCCCCGCCGGGGACCGGCTCGCCCGGGTGGTCGAGTACTACGTGCCGGACGTCCTTTCCGAACTGCCGGACCGGGTACGGATCATCGAAGGAGACCTCAGCACGATCGGCCCCGACGAGCTGGCGGCTTCCACCGAGGGGGTCCGGGAGCTCATCCACGCGGCCGCCGAGGTGCGCCACTACGGTCCGGACGACCGCTACGCCGCGAACAACATCGCCCCGACCGCCCTGCTCGCCCGCCTGGCCCTGGACCGGGGCTGGCGCATGGCCCACATGTCCACGCTGTCCGCCGTCGGCCCCGCGCCCGGCGACGGTCCCCTGGTCACCCTGCGGGAGGACGACTTCGACCGGGGCGAGAACTTCGACAGCCCCTACGCCCGCTCGAAGTACGAGGCCGAACTGGCCGTCAGGAAGGCGATCGCCGACGGCCTGGACGCGACCGTGCACCGCGTGGGCACGCTGGTCGGCAACACCCGGACCGGAACGTTCCTGCCCGATCCGAGCGTGAACATGATGTACCAGATCCTGCGGGTGATCCTCACCTGCGGCCTGGTCCCCTCGGCGCCGGGGTGGGGCATGGACCTGACCCCCGTCGACTTCGCGGCCGACGCGATCCTGCGGCTCTCGCGCGACCCCGCCCACTCGGGACGCACCTTCCACGTCTCCAACCCGGTGAGCCTCCCCTCGACCGACCTCGCGGTCATCCTCCGCGACCTCGGCTACGCCGTGATCCCCGCCGCCCCGCAGGCGGTGGGGGACTGGCTGGGACGGCCGGGGGCCGACGCGGCCGACGCCAACGCACACGCCTTCCTCGCCCAGTTCGTCAAGCCGGTGCAGACCCTGGTCGAGTACGACGCGCAGGCCACGGCGGAGGCCCTGGGCGACCTGCGCTGCCCCCGGCCCGACGCGGCCCTGCTGCGCACCCTCATCGGCCACGGCATCGAAACAGGCTTCTTCCCGAAGTCCCGGCTCTGGGACTTCGCGACCCTCCTCGACAACACCAACGCGTTTGGAGCAGCACAGTGA
- a CDS encoding thioesterase II family protein, whose translation MSICVLRGRSTAVVEPAELTLILLHHAGGSAGSFVPLLPHLPESWRILAPELPARATAPRQPVCPSVTSAVDSFAEGLSGELSGPYAVFGHCLGSLIAFELVHELAKRGHRPLWVGVSGSPAPQLVVPEPANGRPEDWTREQYVAYMRWLGATPEELWNNTVLADRMITALRNDLVVNHGYRYEDRAPLASPLSVMRGDADPLVSAEEMRPWSDHADATDFRTWPGDHFYLFDRPSEVSAGIVGAITEAAARTETTGVR comes from the coding sequence TTGAGCATCTGCGTTCTCCGCGGCCGGTCGACCGCCGTCGTGGAACCCGCTGAACTGACCCTGATCCTCCTGCACCACGCGGGAGGGTCGGCGGGGAGCTTCGTGCCCCTGCTGCCCCACCTCCCCGAGAGCTGGCGGATCCTGGCCCCGGAACTGCCGGCGCGGGCGACCGCACCCCGCCAGCCGGTCTGCCCGAGCGTCACGAGCGCGGTGGACTCGTTCGCCGAGGGGCTGAGCGGAGAACTCTCCGGCCCCTATGCGGTCTTCGGCCACTGCCTCGGATCGCTGATCGCCTTCGAGCTCGTCCACGAACTCGCGAAGCGCGGACACCGGCCCCTGTGGGTCGGCGTTTCCGGGAGCCCGGCGCCGCAACTCGTCGTCCCCGAACCGGCGAACGGCCGGCCCGAGGACTGGACGCGCGAGCAGTACGTCGCGTACATGCGCTGGCTGGGCGCCACCCCCGAGGAGCTGTGGAACAACACCGTCCTCGCGGACCGCATGATCACCGCGCTGCGCAACGACCTCGTCGTCAACCACGGGTACCGGTACGAGGACCGCGCGCCCCTGGCCTCTCCGCTCTCGGTCATGAGGGGGGACGCCGATCCGCTGGTCAGCGCCGAGGAGATGCGGCCGTGGTCCGACCACGCGGACGCCACGGACTTCCGCACCTGGCCCGGGGACCACTTCTACCTCTTCGACCGCCCGTCGGAGGTGTCCGCCGGGATCGTCGGCGCCATCACCGAAGCGGCCGCACGAACCGAGACGACGGGAGTCCGCTGA
- a CDS encoding acyl carrier protein codes for MLNARESIEAEIVRLVQGAGGDAPALSPATDLVGLGLTSLMFAELLIGLEMELGVDPFQGETSIVEMRTVGDLVKAYDDALGAESARG; via the coding sequence ATGCTGAACGCACGAGAGTCGATCGAGGCGGAAATCGTCCGCCTGGTGCAGGGAGCGGGCGGGGACGCGCCCGCGCTCTCCCCGGCGACCGACCTGGTCGGACTCGGCCTCACCTCGCTCATGTTCGCCGAACTGCTCATCGGCCTGGAGATGGAGCTCGGGGTGGACCCGTTCCAGGGCGAGACCTCCATCGTCGAGATGCGGACGGTCGGCGACCTGGTCAAGGCCTACGACGACGCGCTCGGCGCAGAGTCCGCGCGAGGGTGA